A portion of the Edaphobacter bradus genome contains these proteins:
- the coaA gene encoding type I pantothenate kinase: protein MTAIGNATSPFRYFSREEWTALRANTPMSLSDQDVAALRGLHDGLSLTEVAEMYLPLSRYLSLHVKAAHGLVEAQNEFLGWQAIHSPFVIAIGGSVAVGKSTFARVLQALLSRWPERPKVALVTTDGFLFPNAVLEEKSLMKRKGFPESYDIRNLLNFLHAVKAGDEVVEAPVYSHLTYDIVSGERQIVRRPDILIFEGLNVLQAPHGASVIASDFFDFSVYLDAEETDIERWYVERFLLLQHTAFQNPHSYFYRYRELPREEAVQTALRIWREINLPNLRENIQPTRQRADLILHKHSDHLIRGVWLRQ from the coding sequence ATGACCGCCATCGGGAACGCTACCAGCCCCTTTCGATACTTCAGCCGGGAAGAGTGGACAGCGCTGCGGGCCAACACTCCGATGTCTCTCTCGGACCAGGACGTTGCCGCGCTGCGTGGGCTGCACGACGGGCTCTCGCTGACGGAAGTTGCCGAGATGTATCTTCCGCTGTCGCGGTATCTCTCGCTTCATGTAAAGGCCGCGCATGGGCTTGTTGAAGCCCAGAACGAGTTTCTGGGATGGCAGGCGATCCATTCTCCTTTTGTGATTGCAATTGGGGGCAGCGTGGCGGTGGGCAAGAGCACCTTCGCCCGCGTACTGCAGGCGCTTCTGTCACGGTGGCCCGAGCGGCCCAAGGTTGCGCTGGTGACGACTGACGGCTTTCTCTTCCCCAATGCAGTTCTTGAAGAGAAGAGCCTGATGAAGCGCAAGGGGTTTCCGGAGAGCTATGACATTCGCAACCTGCTGAATTTTCTGCATGCGGTGAAGGCGGGCGACGAGGTGGTCGAGGCGCCGGTCTATTCGCACCTGACATACGATATCGTCTCCGGCGAGCGGCAGATCGTGAGGCGGCCGGACATTCTGATCTTCGAGGGGCTCAATGTGCTTCAGGCTCCGCATGGAGCTTCCGTGATTGCGTCGGACTTCTTCGATTTTTCGGTGTATCTCGACGCGGAGGAGACGGACATCGAGCGGTGGTACGTCGAGCGGTTCCTGCTTCTTCAGCACACGGCCTTCCAGAATCCTCACTCGTACTTCTACCGCTATCGCGAGCTACCGAGGGAAGAGGCCGTACAGACTGCCCTGAGGATATGGCGGGAGATCAATCTGCCTAACCTGAGAGAGAACATTCAGCCGACACGCCAACGCGCCGATCTGATTCTGCATAAACACTCGGACCACTTGATTCGGGGTGTGTGGCTGCGGCAGTAG
- a CDS encoding ABC transporter permease: MSTRLGFAAILRRSLVHRRARSLSALVAMTVSAAVATALLTLYADLDAKLHKEFRSFGANVVVTAPSDGKGLPADALARVKSAAGSDALAAEFGYAVATTDRGTSVVVAGTDFDAVKKLDAWWQVDAWPSASDADAALLGQRAAEFVADEKAVTLTYADKPLTLHGRGRLRTGSDEDSRIYMPMAAFTAWTGAGPSVIEVQVPGGAAQVEATMARLHAALPEMKVDAVRQLVEGESRIVDKTHALMYGAVLLIALTVAVSVLATLSASVLERRRDFALMKALGGSQMQLMAMFLLEALVLALAGVAAGFAVGSAAAWGISQLNFHTSSLPTLRVLPLVLLLNVLIAVMASLFPLRVLRGLQPAALLKGE, translated from the coding sequence ATGAGCACGCGGCTGGGGTTTGCGGCGATTCTGCGGCGGTCGCTGGTGCATCGGCGAGCGAGGAGCCTGTCTGCGCTGGTGGCGATGACGGTTTCGGCTGCGGTGGCGACGGCATTGCTGACGCTGTATGCCGATCTCGATGCGAAGCTGCACAAAGAGTTCCGGAGCTTTGGGGCAAACGTGGTGGTGACGGCTCCGAGCGACGGCAAGGGATTGCCGGCGGATGCGCTGGCCCGTGTGAAGAGCGCTGCGGGAAGCGATGCCCTGGCGGCGGAGTTTGGCTATGCGGTGGCGACGACGGACCGCGGGACTTCTGTTGTTGTCGCGGGGACGGACTTCGACGCAGTGAAGAAGCTCGACGCGTGGTGGCAGGTGGATGCGTGGCCTTCAGCCAGCGATGCGGACGCGGCGCTGCTGGGACAGCGGGCAGCGGAGTTTGTCGCGGATGAGAAGGCCGTGACGCTCACCTATGCGGACAAGCCGCTCACGTTGCATGGCAGGGGGCGTCTGCGGACGGGAAGCGACGAGGACAGCCGGATTTATATGCCGATGGCAGCGTTCACGGCGTGGACCGGTGCGGGGCCGAGCGTGATTGAGGTGCAGGTTCCGGGTGGAGCGGCGCAGGTTGAAGCCACGATGGCGCGGCTGCATGCGGCGCTGCCGGAGATGAAGGTGGATGCGGTTCGGCAGCTTGTCGAGGGCGAGTCGCGGATCGTCGATAAGACGCATGCGCTGATGTACGGAGCGGTGTTGCTGATTGCGCTGACGGTCGCGGTGAGCGTGCTGGCGACTTTGTCGGCAAGCGTGCTTGAGAGGCGACGGGACTTTGCGTTGATGAAGGCGCTGGGTGGGTCGCAGATGCAGTTGATGGCGATGTTTCTGCTGGAGGCGCTGGTGCTGGCGCTGGCGGGAGTGGCGGCGGGTTTTGCAGTTGGCTCCGCGGCGGCGTGGGGGATCAGCCAGTTGAACTTCCATACCTCTTCCCTGCCCACGCTGCGGGTTTTGCCGCTGGTGCTGCTGCTGAATGTGCTGATTGCGGTGATGGCGTCGCTGTTTCCGCTGCGGGTACTGCGCGGATTGCAGCCGGCGGCGCTGCTGAAGGGCGAGTGA
- a CDS encoding ABC transporter ATP-binding protein has product MRENPIDLETRPGCAVIALHGVTREYTGHAGVVRALDHASFSIVAGEWVAITGPSGSGKSTLVNLIGCLDRPTEGQLYIDGADVAAMSATELDRFRADKIGFIFQQFHLIPYLSALENVMLAQYFHSMTDEAEARAALERVGLAERAEHLPSELSGGEQQRVCIARALINNPPILLADEPTGNLDAANQTIVADLLKNLHAQGHTIVIVTHDPEMAALAQRKIALSHGKVFCHPVGGPVVTLRR; this is encoded by the coding sequence GTGAGGGAAAATCCGATCGATCTGGAGACGCGGCCCGGCTGCGCGGTGATTGCGCTGCATGGTGTGACCCGGGAGTATACGGGCCACGCGGGCGTCGTGCGAGCGCTCGACCATGCCTCGTTTTCGATTGTGGCGGGCGAGTGGGTCGCGATTACGGGGCCTTCGGGCTCGGGCAAGAGCACGCTCGTCAATCTGATCGGCTGCCTCGACCGGCCGACTGAAGGACAGTTGTACATTGACGGCGCGGATGTGGCAGCGATGTCGGCGACGGAGTTGGACCGGTTTCGCGCGGACAAGATCGGATTTATCTTCCAGCAGTTTCATCTGATTCCCTATTTGTCTGCTCTTGAGAATGTGATGCTGGCGCAGTACTTCCACTCGATGACGGACGAGGCAGAGGCAAGGGCGGCGCTGGAGCGCGTGGGGCTGGCCGAGCGGGCAGAGCATCTGCCAAGCGAGCTTTCCGGAGGCGAGCAGCAGCGGGTGTGCATCGCGCGGGCGCTCATCAACAATCCGCCGATTCTGCTGGCCGATGAGCCTACAGGGAATCTGGACGCGGCCAACCAGACGATCGTCGCGGACCTGCTGAAGAACCTTCACGCGCAGGGCCATACAATTGTGATTGTGACGCATGATCCGGAGATGGCGGCGCTGGCGCAGCGGAAGATTGCACTAAGCCATGGCAAGGTCTTCTGCCACCCAGTGGGCGGGCCAGTTGTTACACTGCGTCGGTAG